The Candidatus Cloacimonadota bacterium DNA segment AACAGATCGTACCGCCTTTCCATCTCATTAGTTGCCCAATTCAATAGGTATAGCACGTCTTTCGGGTCGGTTATTACCTCTTTGATCAGGTGGGGAATTTGCTCGTAAATGGAAAGTTCTATCTTCTTCGGATCAAAAAGGATAAAACGTACTTCATCCGGTTTGGCACGGTAAAGAATAGAATTTATAATCACATTTAGGCATACACTTTTCCCCGAGCCGGTAAGTCCCGCAATCAATAAATGGCGAAGATTTTTCAGATCTGCGATAAACGGTTTGCCGGTAATATCTTTTCCAAGAGCTATCAGGGTTGGAGATGGATTGCTACGCATTTCTTCGGAATCAAGCACATCTTTTAACATAATTATATTGGGATTTTTGTTCGGTATTTCAAACCCGATTTTATCTTTTCCGGGAATGGGAGCAACGATACGAATGCTTTTTGCCTTCATAGCAAGAGCAAGATCATTGGAAAGGGAAGTAAATTTGCTAATTTTTAATCCGGGTGCCGGTCGAAATTCATACTGCGTTACAATGGGTCCCACATTCACATTTGTAACTTCACCTTCTAACCCAAACTCGTTTAATTTTGCCATTAGAAGTTTACTATCATTTTGAATTTCTCTTTCTTTATGCTGCAATTCTTGTTTGGTTAGCACATAAGAATCATCGAGAAGTCTATCAGTATCAGGCAAAATATACTCATCAGCATTTTCTTCGTTCGCAATTTTTGCTTCGCTCTGAGTATCACTATCCAATTTATTTTTTTTAGCACTTTTTTGGGAACTGTCTTTCTTCTTTATTTCTGCCGGAACTTTTTCTTTTTTGTTACTCAGATATGAAATGGATGGTTTTTTCGATTTTGTTTGAGGGGTAATTTTTTCCTTTACTTTTGGGTGAAAAAGTCGTTGAAAAGCGGATTTTATCCAATTAATGAAATTATCAACTCCAATAAGAAAAAGCAATGTTCCAAGTATCGCCAACCCAAAAATAATTGAAGAACCAAGATTTTTAAAGATTGGAATAAATCCCTCTTGAATTATAGTTGAAAAAATAATCCCGGAAGGTAAATCTTTTTTTATAGGAATAAAAATTCCACCCATCGAAAGATAAAGCATTAAAATTAAAGTAAATAACGAAAAAGTTAGTAAAAGTTTTGTGCCAATTTTTTCAACTTTTTTGCCGAATATCAAAAATATTCCACTGAAAAACGCGAACAATGCCAGAAAAAAACCGTACGGTTTACTAAAAAGGTAGATAAAAATAAACGATAAAATAGCCCCAAAAGGTCCAATCATATTTGTTAGAAATGGTGGAAATTTGAAACTGATGATTTTAACAAAATTCAAATTTGCGTGTTTGAGAGTTACCAGATCAACTACAGTGAATGATAAAATGGAGAAGAAAAGCAACAGAGAAAAAGCAATCAATAGTAATCCAAAAATTAGTTTGC contains these protein-coding regions:
- a CDS encoding DNA translocase FtsK, translating into MKDNNQEKSQNGEMNMIDEKKQSTKQKRILTKDAKKSVKNRKLIFGLLLIAFSLLLFFSILSFTVVDLVTLKHANLNFVKIISFKFPPFLTNMIGPFGAILSFIFIYLFSKPYGFFLALFAFFSGIFLIFGKKVEKIGTKLLLTFSLFTLILMLYLSMGGIFIPIKKDLPSGIIFSTIIQEGFIPIFKNLGSSIIFGLAILGTLLFLIGVDNFINWIKSAFQRLFHPKVKEKITPQTKSKKPSISYLSNKKEKVPAEIKKKDSSQKSAKKNKLDSDTQSEAKIANEENADEYILPDTDRLLDDSYVLTKQELQHKEREIQNDSKLLMAKLNEFGLEGEVTNVNVGPIVTQYEFRPAPGLKISKFTSLSNDLALAMKAKSIRIVAPIPGKDKIGFEIPNKNPNIIMLKDVLDSEEMRSNPSPTLIALGKDITGKPFIADLKNLRHLLIAGLTGSGKSVCLNVIINSILYRAKPDEVRFILFDPKKIELSIYEQIPHLIKEVITDPKDVLYLLNWATNEMERRYDLFAEYNVRNIDDYHEMKKTMSQAQKSVENDEEDKFLEKMPFIIIVVDELADLMLSLAREIETPLRRLSGMARAVGIYLLFATQRPSVDVVNGMIKANFPSRISFQVYSKTDSRTVLDVNGAEKLLGQGDMLFSPLGKKPPIRVHGSFVSTNEVKKLVKHLSKFKRSEIDINLPSTQAANSEIEYDDDLFPEAVRVAVEKQYASVSMMQRRFHIGYARAGRLINMMEEAGIVGGSEGSKARRILISEDDLDEMGF